In the genome of Hyphomicrobium sp. ghe19, the window CTGTGTCTGAACTTCCGGTGCTGCATCGAGGGTCTTCGAGTTCGGATCGCCGGAATAGGTGACGCGCCAGATGCGGCCGTTTACGTCGTCCGAAATATAGAGCGCGCCGTCCGGGCCGACGGCAAGTCCCGATGGCCGGTGCGCGGCGCCGCCCGGATCCTTCTTGGCGCCGGCGAAACCGTCAGCGAAGACAATGAACTTTCCGGTCGGCTTGCCGTCCGCGAACGGCTGGTAGACCACATTGTAGCCGCCTTGCGGACCGGGCGCGCGATTCCATGAGCCGTGAAATGCGATGAACATGCCATCGCGATAGGGTTCGGGGAACGCCGTCGCTTTGTAGATCTTCATGTCGTTCGGCGCCCAGTGGGCCGGGAACCAGGCGACAGGTCCGAGCTTCTCAGCGCACTGTCCTATCTTCTTGCCGCCATCGCCGCCGTATTCCGGAGCCAGCACGAGCTTTTGCTGCGCGCCGTCGTGGTAACAATACGGCCAGCCGTAATCGCCTCCCTGCTTCAACGCGACGACGACCTCAGCCGGCAGATCGAACCCCTGTTGGGCGGTGTAAAGTTCGGGCCAATTCTCATGCAGCTGGTCGCGCCCGTGCTGCGTTACGTAGAGCTGGCCCGCGGAATCGAAGTCGAATCCCTCGCCGTTGCGGATGCCGGTCGCATAGCGCTCGGCGGGCGAGAATTTCTGGCCGAGCTTGTTGGCGTCGTATTTCCAGACGCCCGCCCGCGTCTCCAGCTCGACGCACGGCTCGTGGCCTTTCGAGTGCGGCATGCGGTTCTTGATTTCGCAGTTGTTCGTCGCTGAACCCATGCTGACGAAGAGATTGCCGTCGGCGTCGATGATGAACGGGTGCATCGGATGGTCGCCGTTGATCGGCATGCCGGAGAGAACGGTCTCGGCTTTGCCTTCAGGCGCG includes:
- a CDS encoding PQQ-dependent sugar dehydrogenase, with translation MQPAVTKRAAIFAAPVAVALALGLQFAGMTEANAEACPSGNAGLSLPKGFCATVFADNIGHARQMAVGKDGTVFVNTWSGVYYKNNDLPPGGFVVALKDTKGTGTADVVKRFGETQAEGGKGGTGIALHNNYVYAEINDRIDRYPLKDGEIAPEGKAETVLSGMPINGDHPMHPFIIDADGNLFVSMGSATNNCEIKNRMPHSKGHEPCVELETRAGVWKYDANKLGQKFSPAERYATGIRNGEGFDFDSAGQLYVTQHGRDQLHENWPELYTAQQGFDLPAEVVVALKQGGDYGWPYCYHDGAQQKLVLAPEYGGDGGKKIGQCAEKLGPVAWFPAHWAPNDMKIYKATAFPEPYRDGMFIAFHGSWNRAPGPQGGYNVVYQPFADGKPTGKFIVFADGFAGAKKDPGGAAHRPSGLAVGPDGALYISDDVNGRIWRVTYSGDPNSKTLDAAPEVQTQAANADQASPPEGIHPEAGALAALPVPPGSTADEVALGKKVFDGDVGGATCAGCHGAGGVGSPVGADLTSGKWLWSDGSVAGITKTILEGVPEPKEHPGAMPPKGGVEMSDDHVKAVAAYVWALGHQKK